In Malus sylvestris chromosome 16, drMalSylv7.2, whole genome shotgun sequence, the following are encoded in one genomic region:
- the LOC126607187 gene encoding homologous-pairing protein 2 homolog — protein MAPKFENPEAIVLNYLNEQNRPLNSQNVADALQKFNLKKAAIQKALDTLADNGKISFKEYGKQKIYLARQDQFDIPNSEELTRMKQENEKLQEQLGEQKRAISEVEGEIKTLQSHLTLEQIRDKEAKLRKEVNEMEDRLEKLRGGVTLVKPEDRKAVEQMVSEKVSQWRKRRRMFKDLWDAITENSPKDVKEFKEELGIDYDEDVGVSLQSFRDLCSNKRPRLR, from the exons ATGGCTCCCAAATTCGAAAACCCAGAAG CAATCGTCCTCAACTACCTGAACGAG CAAAATAGGCCGCTGAATTCTCAAAATGTGGCAGATGCGTTGCAGAAGTTCAACCTCAAGAAGGCGGCCATACAGAAGGCGCTGGACACTCTTGCGGATAATGGCAAGATTTCGTTCAAGGAGTATGGCAAGCAGAAGATCTACCTGGCTCGGCAGGACCAGTTCGACATTCCTAACAGCGAGGAGCTTACCCGAATGAAGCAAGAGAATGAGAAACTGCAGGAACAGCTGGGTGAACAAAAGAGAGCAATTAGCGAGGTTGAGGGAG AAATAAAAACATTGCAGTCACATTTGACTCTGGAGCAAATAAGGGACAAAGAAGCGAAACTGAGAAAGGAG GTCAATGAAATGGAGGACAGGTTGGAAAAATTGCGCGGAGGAGTTACGTTGGTCAAGCCAGAAGACCGCAAGGCGGTTGAGCAAATGGTCTCCGAGAAAGTCAGCCAGTGGAGAAAGCGTCGAAGGATGTTCAAAGATCTGTGGGATGCTATTACTGAGAACTCACCGAAAGATGTCAAGGAATTTAAG GAGGAGCTCGGGATCGACTATGATGAAGATGTTGGTGTGAGCTTGCAGTCATTTAGGGATCTGTGCAGTAACAAGAGGCCTAGACTCCGTTGA